In one Primulina huaijiensis isolate GDHJ02 unplaced genomic scaffold, ASM1229523v2 scaffold26229_ERROPOS72855+, whole genome shotgun sequence genomic region, the following are encoded:
- the LOC140967707 gene encoding uncharacterized protein: protein MSPYSIHHDAFTAYEEMNRSAVVCPKPRRLSPVGATHKEPSSARPFRCHVSYHPEIRDAKAGNELLNIIRAKGDDYADQSVTPIASSPPFFSGSPPSRVSNPLIQDSRFGHEKVTSISPLAIPPPSGLAPSPSSTRKGGFIRANFINPAVRVEGFDCLDRDRRNPSIPALA, encoded by the exons ATGAGTCCCTACTCAATTCATCACGACGCCTTCACTGCTTATGAAGAGATGAATAGATCAGCGGTGGTTTGCCCCAAGCCACGGCGGCTCAGCCCTGTCGGCGCCACTCATAAAGAACCTTCTTCAGCGAGACCTTTCAGATGTCACGTCAG TTATCATCCGGAGATTCGTGATGCAAAAGCTGGAAATGAGCTACTGAACATCATCCGTGCCAAG GGTGATGATTATGCTGACCAATCAGTCACACCAATAGCCTCGTCGCCTCCCTTTTTTTCGGGGTCGCCACCGAGCAGGGTATCTAACCCACTAATTCAAGATTCACGATTCGGTCACGAAAAAGTCACCTCCATTTCCCCACTAGCCATTCCGCCCCCATCCGGGCTGGCACCTTCCCCATCCTCCACACGCAAGGGGGGATTCATTCGGGCTAACTTCATAAATCCAGCCGTAAGGGTCGAGGGTTTTGATTGCCTTGACAGAGATAGGCGCAACCCCAGCATCCCCGCCTTGGCTTAG